The Zingiber officinale cultivar Zhangliang chromosome 9A, Zo_v1.1, whole genome shotgun sequence genome window below encodes:
- the LOC122020853 gene encoding proline-rich receptor-like protein kinase PERK3, protein MPNWLRYLGFTASLPFALAASCLSMVFTVLGLFLMFIVWTFSFCTSCCCRYEKMREVVKTLNSIHFYIIGWCSCDPSWSYETVTENPTDLENPQPSPRGTRSFTYEELAISTNNFSMDNVLGEGGFSLVYKGTLTDGTKVAIKRLKDTHRQPDLEFMKEADILSLVHHRHLVSLIGFYVSELICLLVCEYVPNKTLEFHLHGRNGPTLAWKHRFRISLDSAKGLEYLHEHCNPRVIHRDIKAANILLDDQFRAKIADFGIAKHFSDEKTHVSTVVKGTYGYLAPEYASTGQLTDKSDVYSYGVLLLELITGRRPLGLADWARPLLQQAMENGVYDALIDPSLEKNYSPVEAGTMVACASACLNRAAALRPSMSQIRRELEEYISFGDRNTVQSPPGSSSATTLLQS, encoded by the exons ATGCCTAACTGGTTGCGGTATTTGGGTTTCACTGCTAGTCTGCCATTTGCATTGGCTGCAAGCTGTTTGTCGATGGTCTTCACCGTTCTTGGCTTGTTCTTGATGTTCATTGT GTGGACATTTTCTTTCTGCACTTCCTGCTGTTGCCGATATGAAAAAATGAGGGAGGTAGTGAAGACACTCAACTCGATTCATTTCTACATTATCGGCTGGTGCAGTTGTGATCCATCATGGT CATACGAAACAGTTACTGAAAATCCTACAGACCTTGAAAATCCTCAGCCTTCACCACGGGGCACAAGAAGCTTCACATACGAAGAGTTGGCAATCTCTACAAATAACTTCTCTATGGATAATGTGTTGGGTGAAGGAGGCTTTTCATTAGTGTACAAAGGGACACTAACCGATGGCACAAAAGTTGCGATCAAGCGTTTGAAAGATACTCACCGACAGCCAGATCTTGAGTTCATGAAAGAGGCAGATATATTGAGTCTAGTGCACCATAGGCATCTTGTCTCGCTCATTGGATTTTACGTCTCGGAGCTAATTTGCCTACTTGTTTGCGAATATGTTCCTAACAAAACATTGGAGTTCCATTTGCACG GCAGAAATGGACCTACTTTGGCTTGGAAACACAGGTTCAGAATTTCCTTGGACTCGGCAAAAGGCCTTGAATATTTGCATGAACATT GCAATCCTCGGGTGATTCATCGCGATATTAAGGCTGCCAATATTCTACTGGATGACCAGTTTAGAGCCAAG ATTGCAGATTTTGGGATTGCAAAGCATTTTTCAGATGAAAAAACCCACGTCTCAACGGTCGTAAAGGGAACTTATGG TTACCTTGCTCCGGAGTATGCTTCTACTGGACAACTTACTGATAAATCTGATGTTTACTCTTACGGGGTGTTGCTCTTGGAGCTGATCACTGGACGAAGGCCTCTTGGTTTGGCTGATTGG GCAAGACCCTTGCTACAACAAGCAATGGAAAATGGTGTATACGATGCCCTTATCGATCCATCCTTAGAGAAGAACTACAGTCCTGTTGAGGCGGGGACAATGGTGGCCTGTGCCTCTGCTTGTTTGAACCGTGCTGCAGCTCTTCGTCCCAGCATGAGTCAA ATTCGTAGGGAATTGGAAGAATACATTTCATTTGGAGATCGGAATACCGTTCAATCTCCACCAGGATCATCGTCTGCTACCACTTTGCTACAATCGTAG